From the Saccharomonospora marina XMU15 genome, the window TGCCTCCGGTCGCCTCCCACTTGGCAAGATACCGGCGCATCGTAACTCGTTCGGGTGGCGCGTGGCCGTCAGTTCAGCAGCTCGGCCACCAGCTCGTACGAGCGCTTCCTGTCCTCGTGGTCGTACACCATCGTGGTGACCATGAGCTCGTCGGCGCCGGTGTCGTTCGCGAGTTCTTCCAGTCCTTTGCGGACCGTCTCAGGCGAACCCACCACGTTGCTCGCCTGCCGCTGCTCCAGAAAGGCCCTGTCGACATCGGTGTAGGGGTACTCGGCCGCCTCCTCGGGAGTCGGCAGCGGGATGGGCCTGCCCTTGCGCAGGCTGAGGAAGGTGAGCCCGCTCGGGGCCGCGAGCCACCGGGCCCGCTCGTCGGTCTCGGCGCAGACCACCGCCGCGCCTAGCATGACGTAGGGCTCGGCCAGCACCGGCGAAGGTCGAAACGACTCCCGGTACAGGCGCACCGCGGGCAGTGTGTTCTCCGCGGCGAAGTGATGCGCGAACGAGAACGGCAGGCCGAGCGCACCCGCCAACTGCGCGCTGTAACCGCTCGAGCCGAGCAGCCACACCGGTGGCCGGTTGCCCTCGGCGGTCACCGCGTTGACGGCACGGGCGGGATCGGGCTCGAAGTAAGTTAGCAGCTCCCGCAGCTGCTGCGGGAAGTCCTCCACGCCCATCGAGGCGGAGCCACGCAGAGCCCGTGCCGTGCGAGGGTCGGTGCCGGGAGCCCTGCCGATGCCGAGGTCGATACGCCCGGGATGCAGTGCCTCCAGCGTGCCGAACTGCTCGGCCACCACCAGCGGCGCGTGGTTGGGCAGCATCACACCGCCCGAGCCGACCCGGATCCGGCTCGTCGCGTCGGCGACGTGCGCGATGAGCACCGCCGTCGCCGAACTGGCGATACCGGGCATGTTGTGGTGCTCGGCGAGCCAGTACCTGTGGTAGCCGAGCGCTTCGGTGTGTCTGGCCAGGTCCAGGGTGTTGCGAAGCGCCGCCGCGGCGTCGGAGCCGCTGACGACGGGGGACAGGTCGAGCACCGAGGGCCGGATGTCACGCAGCGAGGTCACATCGCGGATCAACGCGCGGCCGCGGTGTCGGCATTCCCGTCGGTCCCCTCGGTCGGCGAGGGAAGCCAATCGTCCTGCGACGACAGGATCACCAACTGCTGCGTTGCCCTGGTGAGCGCCACGTACAGCACGCGCCTGCCGGTGAGTGACTCCTCGATGAGTTCGGTCGGTTCGAGCAACACCACCGCGTCGTACTCCAGCCCCTTGGCTTCGAGGCTGCCGACCACCCGCAGCCGTTCGTCGGCCTGGGCTGCCAGCCACTGCTGGGTCTGCTCGACCCTGTCCATGGCGCAGACGACACCCACGGTGCCCTCCACCGCCTCCAGCATCTCCTTCGCCGCGGCCTGCACCGCCGTTTCCCGTGTCGCGGGCTCCACGGTGCGAAGCTGCGGCACCAGCCCGGTCTCCCGCACCGCCCTCGGCAACTCGTCGGGTTCGGCGTGACCGGCCACGACCCGCCGTGCCAGGTCGAAGATCTCCGCGGAGTTACGGTAGTTGGTGCGCAGTGTGTAGCGCCTACGCGCCGTCCGTGCGCCGAACGCCTGGTCGCGCGCCTGCTGAGCCTCCGAAGGTTGCGGCCACGAGCTCTGCACCGGATCACCCACCACGGTCCAGCTCGCGTAGCGGCCCCTCCTGCCCACCATCCGCCACTGCATCGGTGACAGGTCCTGGGCCTCGTCCACCACGATGTGGGAGTACTCGTCGTAGTGCTCGGGTCGCTGCCGGACACCAGTGGTCCTGCTGTCCCTTGCCTGCTCGGCGTCGAGTTCGAGCGTGGAGCGTCGACGCCGCTTCGGCGGCGGCCCCAGCAGCACCCGAAGCTCGTCCAGCAGCGCGATGTCGGCCACCGACCAGCCTGCGGGTGCCTGCGCGATCGAACGGGCGAGCAGAGCGATCTCCTCGGCACTCAGCACGGACCTGGCCGCGCGGGCGAGCCTGCGCTCGTCGCCGAGCCAGCGCAGCACCTGCGCCGGGTACAGCACCGGCCACCACACCACGAGGAACCGGTGGAAGTCGATCCGCTCGCCCAACTCGGTGATCAGCTCTGCCCTGTCGAGGGTTCGCCCGTCCGCGTCCGCGTACTCCTGCGCCTTGTCGGCCAGCGCCGCCAGCAGTGTCTCGGCCGCACGCACCCGCGACTTGTTGGGCGGGCCCGCCTGGCTGTGCACGCGGCGGCGCACGCGTTGCAGCTCCTTGGCGTTCAGTTTCAGTACCTCGCCGCGGTAGCTGATACGCATCTCGGTGGGCGCGTCCGGCGGGGTGTCGCGCAGTGCCTTGGCCAGCACCTTGCGCATCCGAAGCGAGCCCTTCACGGCGGCCAGCGGTGCGGGGTCGTGCCTGGTGGCCTCGATACCGTCGAGCAACTGTCCCAGCGCGCGTAGTTCCACGTTGGTCTCGCCCATCGACGGCAGCACCCGCGAGATGTAGTTGGTGAACACTCCGGACGGCCCGATCACCAGCACTCCCGCGCCGCCGAGCTGACGCCGGTAGCGGTACAGCAGGTACGCGGCTCTGTGCAGGGCGACGGCCGTCTTGCCGGTGCCCGGGCCGCCGGTGATCTCTGTCACGCCCCGCCACGGTGCGCGAATGATCTCGTCCTGCTCCTTCTGGATGGTCGCGACGATGTCGCGCATCCGATCCCCCCTGGCGCGGCCGAGCGCGGCCATCAGCGCACCCTCGCCGACGATGCGCATGTCATCGGGCACGGACTCGGGCATGAGCACGTCGTCGTCGACGTCCAGCACCGTCTGGCCGGAGCAGCGGATGACCCTGCGCCGCACGACCGTCATCGGGTCCTCGGCGGTGGCCTGGTAGAACGGCGCCGCCGCGGGCGCGCGCCAGTCGGTGACGAGGTTGTTGAACTCCGCGTCGCGGATGCCGAGCCTGCCCACGTAGACGGTCTCGTCGCCGTGGTGGTCGAGCCTGCCGAACACCAGCCCCTCGTACTCGGCGTCCAGCGTCTGCAGCGTCTGGTTGGCGTGGTGCACCATCATGTCGCGCTCGAACAGCATCGACGCCTGTTCGAACACGGCCTCGCGCTGAGCGCCGTGGCCGATCTCGTACCCCTTCGCGCGCATGGCTTCGGCCTGTTCGCGAAGTGTCGCGAGCCGGGCGTACACCCGGTCTACGTGGACTTGTTCGTTGGCGATCTCGGCCCGTCTGACCCGAGGTTCCGACACTCAGCGCTCCTCGCAGCTCAATTGCCGGGAAAGGGGAAGAACGACTCTACGCGCTTCGGGAAACGGCATCACCACGTCCCGCCGCTTCTCACGCCGCTTGCGAGGATGCCACGATGACCAGGATCGTCGCGGGCCGAGCGGGCGGGAGGGCACTGCGGGTTCCAGCACACGGCACGAGGCCGACGTCCGAGCGGGTGCGCGAGGCGCTGTTCAACGCGCTGGAGGCGGCGGGCGAACTCGATGGTGCACGGGTGCTCGACCTGTACGCGGGTTCCGGCGCGCTGGGACTGGAGGCCCTCTCGCGGGGGGCGGCGACGGCGGTGTTCGTCGAGTCCGACCGCAGGGCCACGGAGTCGTTGCGCGCCAACGTGGCCTCGCTTCGCCTCGGCGGAACCGTGCGCCACGGCCGGGTGGAATCGGTGCTGGCGCGGCACGCGGAGGAGCCGTTCGACCTTGTGCTCGCCGACCCGCCGTACGGCATGGCGGAGACCGTGCTCGCCACCGTGCTCGCCTCGCTCGTCACGGGTGGATGGCTTGCCGTCGGTGGGCTCGTGATCGTGGAGCGGGCGGTACGGGACGGTGCGCCGCCGTGGCCGAAGCGACTCCGCGAGGTGCGGTCGAAGCGCTACGGAGACACCGCGCTGTTCTTCGCCGAACACGCCCCACAGCCGTGAAAGAGCGCTGCGTCACATCTCGCGCGATACCGTGCCCCGGTTGGTAGCGTCCGCGCCATGCGGCGAGCGGTCTGTCCCGGTTCCTATGACCCAGCGACCAACGGGCACCTCGACATCATCGAGCGAGCGGCGCAGCTCTTCGACGAGGTCGTCGTAGCCGTGCTCATCAACAAGAAGAAGCAAGGCCTGTTCTCCGTCGAGGAACGGCTGGAAATGCTGCGCGAGATCACCGAGAAGCTGCCGAACGTGCGGGTGGATTCCTGGCACGGCCTGCTGGTGGACTACTGCCGCCAGCACGGCATCGTGGCGATCGCCAAAGGGCTGCGCTCGGTGAGCGACTTCGACTACGAGCTGCAGATGGCGCAGATGAACCGCGAGCTCTCCGGCGTGGAGACGCTGCTGATGTCGAACAACCCCGCCTACAGCTTCCTGTCGAGCTCGCTGGTCAAGGAGGTCGCGACCTACGGCGGGGATGTCTCGCAGATGGTGCCCGAGGTCGTGAACGAGCGGCTGGTTCAGCGGCTGACGCGTCCGGAGTAGTTCACCCCGACGCCACCCGGCGATCACGCGCGCTCGATACGGTTCGAAAATGACCAACCACTCGGCGCGAATCGTTGCGATCTTACTGGCATTCCTGGCCACGTTCGTGGCGGGCGGCGCGAACGTGGCCGCCACCGAACTCAGCCCCTCGGCCGAATGCGGCGACACCTCCTCCTTCGAGCAGGTGCCGCTGCGGGAGCTGCCGGAGCAGGCAGCCGAAACCTACGAGCTCATCGAGGCAGGCGGGCCGTTCCCGTATCCGCAGGACGGCGGCACGTTCTACAACCGCGAGGGGTTGCTGCCCGACTGCGACACCGGCTACTACCACGAGTACACGGTCGAGACACCGGGCAGCCCTGACCGCGGGGCGCGGCGCATCGTCACCGGCGACGCGGGCGAATACTTCTACACCGCCGACCACTACGCCAGCTTCGTGCTCATCGACGTCTCCTGACACGCCCGCACGGCACTCCTTCGCGGCAAATCCGCCCTGACCGGGCAGACTTGGGGCTGTACGTGGGGATACAGCCGTGGCCGCGAGGGAGTTGCCGTGTACCGGGTGTTCGAGGCGCTCGACGAACTCGTCACGATCGTCGAGGAGGCGCGCGGGGTTCCGATGACCTCCAGTTGCGTCGTGCCGCGCGGTGATGTGCTGGAGTTGCTCGACGATGTGCGCGACGCCCTGCCGGGCGAGGTCGACGACGCCCAGGACGTGCTGGACAAGCGCGACGAGATCGTGTCGAAGGCCCGCGAGGAGGCGGAGCAGACGCTGGCTTCGGCCAACGCCGAGGCCGAACGGCTGGTCGCCGATGCCCGCGCGGAGGCTGAGGAGATCCTCGCCCAGGCAAGGGACGATGCCGACCGCACGATCGCGGAGGGCGAGGTCGAGTACCGCAACCTGACCGAGCGCGCCCGCGCGGAGTCGGACCGGATGGTGCAGGCCGGCCGCGACGCCTACGACCGCGCCGTGGAGGAGGGCAGGCACGAGCAGGCCCGGCTGGTCGCGCAGACCGAGGTGGTGCAGGCCGCGCACGGTGAGGCGGCGCGCATCGTCGACGAGGCCCACGCCGAGGCCGACCGGCAGCGAGTCGAGTGCGACGCCTACGTCGACGGCAAGCTCGCGGAGTTCTCCGAACTGCTCGCGGCCACGCTGCGCACGGTCGACTCGGGACGCAACCAGCTCCGGGGCGTGCCCTACCCGAACGCTCGCTCAGCCGGATACGACTATCAGGTCCACTGATCGGCGCGACTCACGTACCCTGGAGGCGAGCAAGGCCGGGCACGTGACCGCCCTGCCGTCCTGACACATCGATCTGTGCGGAAATCCGATGCCTGAGAAGAGTGCCGCCCAGGGGCGCGCCGATGCGCGTAACCCCTGGCTGATCGATACCCACGAGTTGAGCCGGCGTCCTGGCTCCAGCCGTTCGCTGCGGCGTGAGCTGCCGGTCGACACTCCGATGGGCATCCCCGACGTGATCACGGTGCCGAAGGGCTCCACGATCGCGGTGGACCTGCTGCTGGAGTCGGTCGTCGAAGGTGTGCTCGTCACGGGCACGGCCACGGCGCACACCTCAGGTGAATGCGCCCGCTGCCTCGACCCCATCGCCGACGAGGTCGAGGTGGCGCTGACGGAGTTGTTCGCCTACCCCGACTCCACCACCGAGGCCACCACGGACGCCGACGAGGTCAGCAGGATCGTGGACGACAGGATCGACCTCGAACCGCTTGTCAGGGACACGATCGTGCTTGCCCTGCCGCTGGTGCCGCTTTGCGGTGAGGACTGCGAGGGACTGTGCACCGAGTGCGGCGTGAAGTGGGCCGATCTCGAGCCCGGACACGGGCATGAGACCATAGATCCTCGGTGGGCCGCGCTTGTCGAGCGCCTGGAGAGCACTCCCGGCGACAACACGGCGAACGGCTCCGACCAGCAAAGCTGAGGAGCAGCTGCTCGACTCAGATCGCAAGCACGCTCGCGCCGCGAGCAGAGCCTGATGAGGAGACCCAGTCGTGGCCGTCCCCAAGCGGAAGATGTCGCGTTCCAACACCCGCTCGCGCCGGTCCCAGTGGAAGGCGCGCCCGGTGCAGTTGGTGGCTTGCCCCAACCGCGCGTGCAAGCAGCCCAAGCCGCAGCACGTCGCCTGCCCGTCCTGTGGCCAGTACGGCGGTCGCCAGGTTGTCGAGCCAGCTTAAGGGCGCACGCTATGGGGGGTAAGTCGCCGACGGGCCCGGCCGAGAATCCCGCACCGCTGCTCGAAGCGCTCGGCGTCGAACTCGACGACGAGCTGCTCACGCTCGCGCTCACCCACCGCTCGTACGCCTACGAGAACGGTGGGCTGCCACCGAACGAACGGCTGGAGTTCCTCGGCGACGCGGTGCTCGGCCTTGTGGTGACCGACTACCTCTACCGCAAGCACCCCGAGTTGCCGGAGGGGCAACTGGCGAAGCTGCGGGCGAGTGTGGTGAACATGCACGCGCTCGCGAGTGTCGCCCGTGACCTGGGGGACGGCGGCCTCGGTGCCCACCTGCTGCTCGGCAAGGGCGAGGAGCTGACGGGAGGCCGGGACAAGGCCAGCATCCTCGCCGACGGGCTCGAAGCGGTCATCGGCGCGACCTACCTTGCGCACGGCATCGAGACGGCGCGCGAACTGGTGCACCGGCTGTTCGACGGCCTGCTCGCCGAGGCGCCGCTGCGTGGTGCGGGTCTGGACTGGAAGACCAGCCTGCAGGAGCTGACGGCCTCGGCGGGTCTCGGTGTCCCCGAGTACAAGGTCGAGGACACCGGTCCGGACCACCGCAAGGAGTTCAGCGCCGTCGTGTTCGTCGGCGGGCGCGATCTCGGTCACGGCGAGGGCACGACCAAGAAGGAAGCCGAGCAAAAGGCTGCCGAGTTCGCCTGGCGCGAGCTGACCGAGGAACTCAAGCCCGAGGAATAGGCGACTCCCGTGCCCGAACTTCCCGAGGTAGAGGTGGTGCGCGCGGGTCTGGAGCGACACGCCTGCGGGCGCGTGATCTCCGCCGTCGACGTGCTGCACCCGAGGGCCGTTCGACGGCACGTCCCCGGCGCGGCCGACTTCGCGGCAAGGCTCGTCGGCGTCAAGCTGACGGCCGCCCGCAGGCGCGGCAAGTATCTGTGGTTCGACCTCGACGACGGCGCGGCCTTGCTGGCCCATCTGGGCATGAGCGGGCAGTTGCTCGTTCAACCCGGGGGCACGGCCGACGAGCCGCACCTGCGGGTGCGGTTCCGGTTCGCCGACGGCGGGCCCGAACTGCGGTTCGTCGATCAGCGCACCTTCGGCGGGCTGTCATTGTCCGACCTGACCGAGGTCGGCGGCACGCCGGTGCCCGAGACCATCGCGCACATCGCCCGCGACCCCATGGACCCGCTGTTCGATCGCGCCACGGTGAGCAGGTCGCTGCGGTCGCGGCACACCGAGCTGAAGCGCGCGTTGCTCGACCAGACACTGGTGTCGGGCATCGGCAACATCTACGCGGACGAGGCGCTGTGGCGGTCGAAACTGCACTGGGCACGGCCGACCGACCGGCTCACCGCCAGGCAGGCGGAGACCGTGCTCGCGGCCGCCGCCGAGGTGATGTCCGAGGCGCTGGCCGCGGGCGGCACGTCCTTCGACGCGCTGTACGTCAACGTCAACGGGCAGTCAGGCTACTTCGAGCGTTCGCTGGCTGCCTACGGTCGCGCGGACGCACCCTGCGGGCGCTGTGGGACGCCGATCCGGCGGGAAGCGTTCACCAACCGCTCGTCGTTCTTCTGCCCGCGTTGCCAACCGAGGCCCCGGCAACGGCGGTGAGCCGGGGCCTGCCGCTACAGCGTGGCGTGGCTGCCCATGTTGAACTTGGCCAGCAGCTCGCGGCCGTTCTCGGCGTTGCGCGGCTGGCAGAGCACGTCGTAGCGCCTCGCGACCAGCTGGCTGTGTGAGACGAAGTCGCGCCTGCCGCGGGTGGCGGCGTATCCGGCGGCGGCGAACGCCATCCCGAAGGCCACACCGGAGACCAGGCCGATCGCGATCGGCAGCAACCCGGCTCCCGGTGTGAACAGGCTCAGTAACAGCCCGACGAACAGACCGAACCACGCGCCTGACATCGCGCCACTGCCGAGCACCTTCCCCCACGTCAGCCGGGCTGAGACGCGCTCGACCAGCAGCGGCTCGACGCCGACGATGGTCACGTCGTGTACCGGGAAGTTCTCGTCGGCGAGGTGGTCGACAGCGCGTTGCGCTTCCTCGTAGGTGTCGTAGGAGCCGATGGGCCAGCCGGTCGGCATGGTCGGCAGCTGCGGCATCCTCGGCGCTCTGCTGAACGCCGCTTGCGAAAACGCTGTGGTCATATGCTCTCACCTCGGAGGCGAAACTAGGGTGCTTACACCCAGTACAACGTCTTGGTCCGGCGAAACAGTGCCCGGGCAGGCGGAATTCACAGCCGCCTCTCAGTCGCTCTACCCGGCCCTGCCGTTGACCGTGTGCAGCCACGGCATGCCGCTCGGCGAGCCCTCCGGCAGCCACAGCCCGAAGTAGCGCACCGAGAACAGTTCGTCCAGCACCATGTACGCGGCGCCGATCAGGCCGCCCTCCTCGCCGAGTCGTGCCCGTTCGATCCGCAGTTCGCGGGTGGAAAGCGGCAGCGAGCGGCGGTAGATGGTTTCGCGGATCGTGGCCAGGAACAGATCGCCAGCGCCCGCCACCTTGCCGCCCAGCAGTATCGTCGACGGGTTGTAGAAGTTGACCATGGTGGCCAGCATCGAGCCGATCCGCCTGCCCGCGGTCACCAGCAACTGCACGGCGTGGTGGTCGCCCGCGCGTGCTGCCGCCGTCACGTCGGCCCCGGTCACGGCACCGTTGGCTTCGAGGGCGGCTGCCAGCGCCGGGCTCTTGCCCGACCTGGCCAGTTCCGCACCGTCGCGGGCGAGCGCCGCGCCTCCGGCGACCGCCTCCAGGCAGCCGGTCTTGCCGCAGCGGCAGACGATCGAGTTGTCGTCGGAGACGGCGGCGTGGCCGATGTCGCCCGCGCAACCCTGCGCCCCACGGTGCAACCGGCCGCCGTTGCTGATGCCCGCCCCGATGCCCGTCCCGATCTTGACGTAGAGCAGGTCCCCGAGTTCGGTGACCGCGCCGGGGGTGCGCAGTTCGCCGAGGCACAGCAGGTTCACCTCGTTGTCCACCCACACCGGTGCGCTGTAGCGGCGGACGAACCGCTCTCGCACGGGATAGTTGTTCCAGCCCGGCATGATCGGCGGTTCCGACGGCCTCGCCGTTGCGAACTCCACCGGCCCCGGCAGGCCGATCCCGACGCCCCACACCTGGTCACGCCTGCCGCCGATCTCGTTCAGCAGGTCCTCCAGCGCGGTCTCGACCTCGTCGAGAACCGGGTCGGGGCCCTGCGCGATGTCGCAGTCGCGATGCCGCTTGGCCAGCACCGTTCCCATCAGGTCGGTGACACCGGCGGTGAAGCTGGTGGCACCCAGTTCCGCGGTGAGGATGTGCCCCGCGTCCTTGCGGAAGCGAAGCGTTCTGGCCTGCCTGCCGCCCGTGGAGGGGTTCAGTTCGCCCTCTTCGAGCAGACCGGCGTCCAGCAGCGTGCTGGTGCGTTGGGTGATGGCGGTGCGGCCGAGCCCGGTGCGCTGGCTGAGGGCCGGGCGGGTGTCGGCCTTTCCGCTGCGTACGAGATCGAGCAGCCGGGCGTAGCTCTCCAGCAACTCGGTGCTCGGCTCGTCCACGGCGGACCCCCTTATGCGTAGTACTTCTCATGATAGATCTGAGAACGCAAAACTTCTGTTTGTCTCAGACATTAGCGAGAAGCTTGAAAGCTAAAGGGGTGCCATGCGGATTGCCTCAGTCGGAACCGGCGAGGCTCAAACGTCGAGGGGCTGTTGGGGCCTCGGCCTAGCCCAAGTCTCCTAGGGTACTGCTGTCCGAGGCAGATGACGACGTGGTCGTAGACGGCGTGCTCTCCGACGGCGTTGTGGTGGTGGTCGTCGGCTTGCTGGTGGTGGGCGGGATAGTGGTGTTCTCACCGCCGGACGTCGGCCGCTGCGAGCTTCGCCTCGGCGGAGGCTGTTCGCTGCTACGGGTCGTGCGATCCGGGTTGTCGCTGACCGTGGTGGTTCCAGCTGTGTCGGAGTGGGGCATGGTTCCGGTCACGGCGACGCCGTCGACGAGCACGGTCGTCTGCCCCGGCACCGCCTCTCCCGGAACCACTTCAGCGCCTCCGGTCGCGCCGGAGTTGTCGGTGCGCCCGGTCTGTGCCGTCGTGCGGTCGTCGGCGGGCGGGTCCTGCGGAGCGAGGACCTGCGCGACCGCGGCGAAGGCGGTGACGACGACGAGCCCGCTCACGGCGAGGGCGAGGTAGCCGGTGCGGGACAGCCGTCCCTCGTGCTCGCTAGGAGGAGCGATCTCGGGGCGGGGTTGCGACCCTGGCGACTGGGCCATGCAATGCTCCTTCGGGAGTCGCTGACAGTTGGGCCAACCGGCGCACTTCGCGCGGACAGTATCACCGGCCGGTAACCACCGGCGAGCGGGCCGGTGGCGGGTCGTGCACACTGCGTCGCCGAGGTGCGGCACGATGGGGGCGTGGTGCAGGAACAGCAGGTGGCCCGCCTCACCGCCTGGGTGCACGGAAGGGTCCAGGGCGTCGGTTTCCGCTGGTGGACGCGCAGCCGCGCGCTCGAACTCGGTTTGGTCGGCAGCGCTACCAACCTCGCCGACGGCAGGGTGGAGGTCGTGGCCGAGGGCCGCAAGGACCGTTGTGAGCGGCTGCTCGCGCTGCTGAGGTCGCCCGACACCCCGGGGCAGGTGGACCACGTCGCCGAGCAGTGGTCCGCTCCCAAGGGCGGTCTCGACGGCTTCGTGGAGCGCTGACCTCGTTACCCCAAACGGGTGGGCAAGGGTGTCGCCTGCTGAACTGCTGAGGTGAATGTGACGGCTGGGGCGGGTGTGAAGGCGCGCCCGGAGCCCGGCTACCGCGCCCCCACCGCCCGCCCGGGTAGCATCGCCTCGATCGGCAACGGGAGTCGTGAGGGGAAGGTCTACGCCGCGTGCACCTGAAAAGCTTGACGCTCAAGGGCTTCAAGTCCTTCGCGTCGGCGACGACCCTGCGGTTCGAGCCGGGCATCACGTGCGTGGTCGGGCCCAACGGCTCCGGCAAGTCGAACGTGCTCGACGCGCTGCGCTGGGTGATGGGCACGCAGGGGGCCAAGGACCTGCGCGGCGGCAAGATGGAAGACGTCATCTTCGCCGGAACCTCGGGCCGGGCGCCGCTCGGCCGTGCCGAGGTGACCCTGACCATCGACAACAGCGACGGCGCGCTGCCCATCGACTACACCGAGGTCTCGATCACCCGCCGGATGTTTCGCGACGGCGCCAGCGAGTACGAGATCAACGGCAGCTCCTGCCGCCTGCTCGACATCCAGGAACTGCTGTCCGACTCCGGTATCGGTCGGGAGATGCACGTCATCGTCGGGCAGGGTCAGCTTTCGGAGATCCTGCAGTCCAAGCCCGAGGACCGGCGCGCCTTCATCGAGGAGGCCGCGGGCGTACTCAAGCACCGCAAGCGCAAGGAAAAGGCGCTGCGCAAGCTCAACGCCATGCAGGGCAACCTCGACCGGCTCAACGACCTCACCGCCGAGTTGCGCCGCCAGCTGAAACCGCTTGGTAAGCAGGCCGAGATCGCCCGCAAGGCACAGGTGGTGCAGTCCGAACTGCGAGACGCCAAGCTCCGCCTTTTCGCCGACGACCTGGTCACCCAGCGCAGGGAGATCGAGAAGGAGGAGGCCGACGAGAAGGCCGCCCGCGCTCGCCGCGCCGAGGTGGAGCAGGCCCTCGAGGTTGCCACGTCCGAGCAGACCGAACTGGAGAACGCCCTCGCGGAGGACGCGCCGCTGCTTACCGCCGCACAGGACACCTGGTACAAGCTGTCGGCGCTGGCCGAGCGGCTGCGCGGCACGGTGCGCCTGGCCGTCGAGCGGCAACGGCACCTTTCTTCGGAAGTCGAGACCGCGGGCTCGGGGCGCGACCCGGAGGAACTGCTCGCCGA encodes:
- the rpmF gene encoding 50S ribosomal protein L32, whose product is MAVPKRKMSRSNTRSRRSQWKARPVQLVACPNRACKQPKPQHVACPSCGQYGGRQVVEPA
- the mutM gene encoding bifunctional DNA-formamidopyrimidine glycosylase/DNA-(apurinic or apyrimidinic site) lyase, giving the protein MPELPEVEVVRAGLERHACGRVISAVDVLHPRAVRRHVPGAADFAARLVGVKLTAARRRGKYLWFDLDDGAALLAHLGMSGQLLVQPGGTADEPHLRVRFRFADGGPELRFVDQRTFGGLSLSDLTEVGGTPVPETIAHIARDPMDPLFDRATVSRSLRSRHTELKRALLDQTLVSGIGNIYADEALWRSKLHWARPTDRLTARQAETVLAAAAEVMSEALAAGGTSFDALYVNVNGQSGYFERSLAAYGRADAPCGRCGTPIRREAFTNRSSFFCPRCQPRPRQRR
- the rsmD gene encoding 16S rRNA (guanine(966)-N(2))-methyltransferase RsmD, with the protein product MTRIVAGRAGGRALRVPAHGTRPTSERVREALFNALEAAGELDGARVLDLYAGSGALGLEALSRGAATAVFVESDRRATESLRANVASLRLGGTVRHGRVESVLARHAEEPFDLVLADPPYGMAETVLATVLASLVTGGWLAVGGLVIVERAVRDGAPPWPKRLREVRSKRYGDTALFFAEHAPQP
- the rnc gene encoding ribonuclease III, whose protein sequence is MGGKSPTGPAENPAPLLEALGVELDDELLTLALTHRSYAYENGGLPPNERLEFLGDAVLGLVVTDYLYRKHPELPEGQLAKLRASVVNMHALASVARDLGDGGLGAHLLLGKGEELTGGRDKASILADGLEAVIGATYLAHGIETARELVHRLFDGLLAEAPLRGAGLDWKTSLQELTASAGLGVPEYKVEDTGPDHRKEFSAVVFVGGRDLGHGEGTTKKEAEQKAAEFAWRELTEELKPEE
- a CDS encoding general stress protein; translation: MTTAFSQAAFSRAPRMPQLPTMPTGWPIGSYDTYEEAQRAVDHLADENFPVHDVTIVGVEPLLVERVSARLTWGKVLGSGAMSGAWFGLFVGLLLSLFTPGAGLLPIAIGLVSGVAFGMAFAAAGYAATRGRRDFVSHSQLVARRYDVLCQPRNAENGRELLAKFNMGSHATL
- a CDS encoding ATP synthase F0 subunit B; this encodes MYRVFEALDELVTIVEEARGVPMTSSCVVPRGDVLELLDDVRDALPGEVDDAQDVLDKRDEIVSKAREEAEQTLASANAEAERLVADARAEAEEILAQARDDADRTIAEGEVEYRNLTERARAESDRMVQAGRDAYDRAVEEGRHEQARLVAQTEVVQAAHGEAARIVDEAHAEADRQRVECDAYVDGKLAEFSELLAATLRTVDSGRNQLRGVPYPNARSAGYDYQVH
- the coaD gene encoding pantetheine-phosphate adenylyltransferase, coding for MRRAVCPGSYDPATNGHLDIIERAAQLFDEVVVAVLINKKKQGLFSVEERLEMLREITEKLPNVRVDSWHGLLVDYCRQHGIVAIAKGLRSVSDFDYELQMAQMNRELSGVETLLMSNNPAYSFLSSSLVKEVATYGGDVSQMVPEVVNERLVQRLTRPE
- a CDS encoding ribonuclease domain-containing protein, which translates into the protein MTNHSARIVAILLAFLATFVAGGANVAATELSPSAECGDTSSFEQVPLRELPEQAAETYELIEAGGPFPYPQDGGTFYNREGLLPDCDTGYYHEYTVETPGSPDRGARRIVTGDAGEYFYTADHYASFVLIDVS
- a CDS encoding YceD family protein; its protein translation is MPEKSAAQGRADARNPWLIDTHELSRRPGSSRSLRRELPVDTPMGIPDVITVPKGSTIAVDLLLESVVEGVLVTGTATAHTSGECARCLDPIADEVEVALTELFAYPDSTTEATTDADEVSRIVDDRIDLEPLVRDTIVLALPLVPLCGEDCEGLCTECGVKWADLEPGHGHETIDPRWAALVERLESTPGDNTANGSDQQS
- a CDS encoding HelD family protein, which codes for MSEPRVRRAEIANEQVHVDRVYARLATLREQAEAMRAKGYEIGHGAQREAVFEQASMLFERDMMVHHANQTLQTLDAEYEGLVFGRLDHHGDETVYVGRLGIRDAEFNNLVTDWRAPAAAPFYQATAEDPMTVVRRRVIRCSGQTVLDVDDDVLMPESVPDDMRIVGEGALMAALGRARGDRMRDIVATIQKEQDEIIRAPWRGVTEITGGPGTGKTAVALHRAAYLLYRYRRQLGGAGVLVIGPSGVFTNYISRVLPSMGETNVELRALGQLLDGIEATRHDPAPLAAVKGSLRMRKVLAKALRDTPPDAPTEMRISYRGEVLKLNAKELQRVRRRVHSQAGPPNKSRVRAAETLLAALADKAQEYADADGRTLDRAELITELGERIDFHRFLVVWWPVLYPAQVLRWLGDERRLARAARSVLSAEEIALLARSIAQAPAGWSVADIALLDELRVLLGPPPKRRRRSTLELDAEQARDSRTTGVRQRPEHYDEYSHIVVDEAQDLSPMQWRMVGRRGRYASWTVVGDPVQSSWPQPSEAQQARDQAFGARTARRRYTLRTNYRNSAEIFDLARRVVAGHAEPDELPRAVRETGLVPQLRTVEPATRETAVQAAAKEMLEAVEGTVGVVCAMDRVEQTQQWLAAQADERLRVVGSLEAKGLEYDAVVLLEPTELIEESLTGRRVLYVALTRATQQLVILSSQDDWLPSPTEGTDGNADTAAAR
- a CDS encoding LLM class flavin-dependent oxidoreductase, which produces MTSLRDIRPSVLDLSPVVSGSDAAAALRNTLDLARHTEALGYHRYWLAEHHNMPGIASSATAVLIAHVADATSRIRVGSGGVMLPNHAPLVVAEQFGTLEALHPGRIDLGIGRAPGTDPRTARALRGSASMGVEDFPQQLRELLTYFEPDPARAVNAVTAEGNRPPVWLLGSSGYSAQLAGALGLPFSFAHHFAAENTLPAVRLYRESFRPSPVLAEPYVMLGAAVVCAETDERARWLAAPSGLTFLSLRKGRPIPLPTPEEAAEYPYTDVDRAFLEQRQASNVVGSPETVRKGLEELANDTGADELMVTTMVYDHEDRKRSYELVAELLN